The following coding sequences lie in one Rutidosis leptorrhynchoides isolate AG116_Rl617_1_P2 chromosome 4, CSIRO_AGI_Rlap_v1, whole genome shotgun sequence genomic window:
- the LOC139840277 gene encoding uncharacterized protein: MASTITEFSHLHIPLEEVLEATNHFDDKNVIGHGGLGKVYKGKLLRSGKWVNIAARRLDSKHKRGIEFWTEISALSNLKHENIVSIIGFCDEKGEKVIINKHEAKRSLMMYLSNPTLTWVQRLKICLGVARALSYIHYENGRSYSVIHRNINSSTILLDNNFEPKLSGFEYSINHSVQRMDQVLFSEAIGTTGYMDPAIQETGGVTYKSDVYSFSVVLWEVLCGRKSFIPNCFDRFLVPLAKFHFEASTVNAITLSCLLQSQLSLVSVHTFTAVAYSCLNDERVLRPDMNYVVSELEKALELQMPYEIYFRNTLEHLKFQVSDLTIRLADIMLATDNFSAAYRIPGTSDYELYKSELELFDKEKVASLEEKNNSELIRTRTPVVIKRVFPREDKQEDVFNTELEMLTVCKHRNIVTLLGVCDEGSETILVVDNAFNGYLDEYLFNIKDMPILTWAQRLNICLDVAHALNYLHYEMEDQKAVINCDIRSATIALDENWGAKIAHFGFSVFLPPNLDALDINSILGYESSIDPEYEDTGKLTRESDVYGFGVVLFEMLWGKASYDEAFTWESERGLAFIVRRCFHDGTLREMIDPIIKNECNKDSVDVFIKIAYQCIANTQDQRPTMKVVVKELERALSLQEDRVQCQEIDQVVEEFWKSVKPTNENLMKKENAVVRYYWDNTEDTPYSYLNIRRSDIILATDYFSKTYHIGNNGTYDMYKARLEVFDQEKFASEEEKNKAGGVPKRLTTVCLKCFHVRDVDAEKLFLHCFLMHVSCKHNNIGDLLGLCDEGSEMVLVLEYPSNGYLFDYLVNTEDKPILTWAQRLRICLDIAYGLKYLHYEIGDGKAIIHAQLRSKCIGLDENWGAKILDNGFFLYVPNRDGDVVHYDNPVGPTSYRDPEFTRTGTLKRETDVYSLGVIMFEILCGKTANNRIYKKESDTGLAYVATRCFHDGTMKEIIDPVLKNGTGENKFSLNRGPNKKSLNAFLEVAYKCLEENRDQRPTIISVVDELEKALYFQENNDDGDLRITLDDIKLATENFNVSNCVGGGGFGNVYKGKLSQSDDTIVAKKLDTSGGQGEQQFRIELQILFEYKHQNIIGLVGYCDQEDAKVIVYEYAPRGSLDRYLSDARLNWIKRLQICIDVATALDFLHRGIGKPGTVIHRDIKTANILLTGEWKAKLADFGLSLISTIHKETDYVINRACGTPGYVDPLYLKSGFLTKESDIYSFGVVLFEMLCGRSTFETHKREGMYLPSFIKHNFENEKRDDVVFEKIKAQIMPKALTAFRKIAYRCLRDDREKRPKAKEVVKQLKKALRFQMQRDD, from the exons ATGGCATCTACAATCACGGAGTTTAGTCACTTGCATATCCCACTTGAAGAAGTCCTAGAAGCCACCAATCACTTTGATGATAAAAATGTCATCGGCCATGGTGGTTTGGGCAAGGTTTATAAAGGAAAGCTTTTGCGATCCGGAAAATGGGTAAATATTGCTGCACGGAGATTAGACAGTAAGCATAAGCGAGGCATCGAGTTCTGGACAGAGATTTCCGCTCTATCCAATCTCAAGCATGAAAACATAGTCTCTATTATCGGATTTTGCGATGAAAAAGGTGAGAAGGTGATCATAAACAAACATGAGGCCAAAAGAAGTCTCATGATGTATCTAAGCAATCCAACTCTCACATGGGTTCAAAGATTGAAGATATGTCTTGGTGTTGCGCGTGCATTAAGTTACATCCATTATGAGAATGGACGGAGTTACTCAGTGATACATCGTAACATCAACAGCTCCACAATACTTTTAGACAATAATTTTGAGCCAAAGTTATCTGGTTTTGAATATTCCATTAACCATTCAGTACAACGAATGGATCAGGTTCTCTTCTCAGAAGCTATTGGCACAACAGGGTATATGGACCCAGCAATTCAAGAGACTGGAGGTGTTACCTACAAGTCAGACGTCTACTCATTTAGTGTTGTTTTATGGGAAGTATTATGCGGGAGGAAATCGTTTATTCCTAATTGTTTTGATAGGTTTCTAGTTCCACTAGCCAAATTTCACTTTGAAGCTAGTACAGTAAATGCTATAACGCTAAGTTGCCTACTACAGAGCCAATTGTCCCTGGTATCAGTCCACACCTTCACAGCAGTAGCATATTCCTGCTTAAATGATGAGAGAGTACTTCGCCCAGATATGAACTATGTTGTGTCCGAACTTGAGAAAGCATTGGAACTTCAGATGCCATATGAAATTTATTTT AGAAACACTTTGGAGCACTTGAAATTTCAAGTGAGTGACTTGACGATTAGACTCGCTGACATAATGTTGGCCACAGATAACTTTTCTGCAGCATACCGCATCCCGGGTACTTCAGACTACGAATTGTACAAATCAGAACTTGAGCTTTTCGATAAAGAAAAGGTTGCCTCTTTAGAAGAGAAGAATAATAGTGAACTAATCAGGACACGTACCCCTGTAGTTATAAAACGTGTCTTCCCTAGAGAAGACAAACAAGAAGACGTATTCAATACAGAACTGGAAATGCTTACAGTTTGTAAGCATCGCAATATAGTCACTTTACTTGGAGTTTGTGATGAAGGTTCGGAGACGATCCTCGTTGTTGACAATGCTTTTAATGGGTACCTTGATGAATATTTGTTTAATATCAAAGACATGCCTATTCTTACTTGGGCACAACGTTTGAACATATGCCTTGATGTTGCACATGCTTTAAATTACCTACACTATGAGATGGAAGATCAAAAGGCGGTTATAAACTGTGATATAAGGAGCGCTACAATTGCTTTAGATGAGAATTGGGGTGCAAAGATTGCTCACTTTGGTTTCTCTGTATTTCTTCCTCCAAATCTAGATGCTCTTGATATCAATTCTATCCTTGGCTATGAAAGTTCGATCGATCCAGAATATGAGGATACGGGTAAGTTAACACGAGAATCGGATGTATATGGTTTTGGAGTAGTTTTGTTTGAAATGTTATGGGGGAAGGCATCCTATGACGAAGCTTTTACGTGGGAGAGCGAGAGGGGACTGGCGTTTATCGTACGAAGATGCTTTCATGACGGTACACTAAGGGAAATGATAGATCCTATAATTAAGAATGAGTGTAACAAAGATTCTGTAGACGTATTCATTAAAATTGCATATCAGTGTATCGCAAACACTCAAGACCAACGTCCAACAATGAAAGTCGTCGTTAAAGAGCTTGAGAGAGCATTATCTTTGCAA GAGGATCGAGTTCAATGCCAGGAAATCGACCAAGTTGTCGAAGAATTTTGGAAATCAGTAAAACCGACGAATGAAAATCTT ATGAAAAAGGAAAATGCAGTTGTACGCTATTATTGGGATAACACTGAG GATACTCCCTATTCATACCTAAATATTCGCCGGAGTGATATAATTTTGGCCACCGATTACTTTTCTAAGACATATCATATTGGTAATAATGGAACCTATGACATGTACAAAGCAAGACTTGAGGTTTTTGATCAAGAAAAATTTGCCTCAGAAGAAGAGAAGAATAAAGCTGGTGGAGTACCAAAGAGACTCACTACCGTATGTTTGAAATGCTTCCACGTTAGAGATGTGGATGCAGAAAAACTATTTTTACATTGTTTTCTCATGCATGTAAGTTGTAAGCATAACAACATAGGGGATCTACTAGGATTATGTGATGAAGGTTCTGAAATGGTCCTCGTTTTGGAGTATCCTTCTAACGGTTATCTTTTCGATTATTTGGTAAACACGGAAGACAAACCGATTCTTACGTGGGCACAACGTTTGAGAATATGTCTTGATATTGCATATGGATTAAAGTACCTACACTATGAAATTGGAGACGGAAAGGCAATAATACACGCTCAATTAAGGAGCAAATGCATTGGGTTGGATGAGAATTGGGGGGCCAAGATTCTTGACAATGGTTTCTTTTTATACGTTCCGAATAGAGATGGTGATGTTGTACATTATGATAATCCTGTTGGCCCTACAAGTTACAGGGATCCAGAATTTACTAGGACGGGTACGTTGAAAAGAGAAACAGATGTATACAGTTTAGGAGTAATTATGTTTGAAATTTTGTGTGGGAAGACAGCCAATAATCGCATTTACAAAAAGGAGAGTGACACTGGGCTGGCATATGTGGCAACAAGATGCTTCCATGATGGAACTATGAAAGAAATCATTGATCCTGTACTTAAGAATGGAACAGGTGAGAACAAATTTTCCCTAAACAGAGGACCTAACAAAAAGTCTCTCAATGCATTTCTGGAAGTTGCATACAAGTGTTTGGAAGAAAATCGAGATCAACGTCCAACAATAATAAGCGTTGTTGATGAGCTCGAGAAAGCCTTATATTTTCAA GAAAACAACGATGACGGTGACCTCAGGATTACACTTGATGATATAAAGTTGGCCACTGAAAACTTCAATGTTAGCAATTGTGTTGGTGGAGGAGGATTTGGAAATGTTTATAAAGGAAAACTTTCACAAAGTGATGATACAATTGTTGCAAAGAAATTGGATACAAGTGGTGGTCAAGGGGAACAACAATTTCGCATTGAGCTCCAAATTCTTTTTGAGTATAAGCACCAAAATATCATCGGTCTTGTTGGCTATTGTGATCAAGAAGACGCGAAAGTTATTGTTTATGAGTATGCGCCTAGAGGAAGTCTTGATAGGTATTTGAGCGATGCTCGTCTTAATTGGATAAAAAGACTTCAAATATGTATTGATGTTGCAACCGCATTGGATTTTCTTCATAGAGGTATCGGAAAACCAGGAACGGTGATACATAGGGACATCAAAACCGCTAATATATTGCTAACCGGCGAGTGGAAAGCAAAACTCGCTGATTTTGGACTTTCCTTGATAAGTACAATACACAAGGAGACTGATTATGTCATCAATCGTGCGTGTGGCACACCGGGCTATGTGGATCCACTTTACTTAAAATCGGGCTTCTTAACCAAAGAATCCGATATATATTCGTTTGGTGTTGTTTTATTTGAGATGTTGTGTGGTAGATCAACATTTGAGACCCACAAACGGGAAGGTATGTATCTACCAAGTTTCATTAAACACAACTTTGAAAATGAAAAACGTGATGACGTGGTGTTTGAGAAAATAAAAGCACAGATCATGCCGAAAGCATTGACTGCATTCCGAAAAATTGCGTACCGGTGCTTGCGTGATGATAGAGAAAAACGACCAAAAGCAAAAGAAGTTGTAAAACAACTTAAGAAGGCATTGAGATTTCAA ATGCAGAGAGATGATTGA